TCGCTGGTGTAGAGGGCGTACCAGCGGCTCTGTGCGGCGGGTTCGGTCTGCGGGTCCGGGGATGCCTGGGGGTTCGGTGCGGTGTCCATGTCCGCACTGTGCGGCGTGCAGGTCGGAACCAGTCGGGAGGACGGTGAGAGTCCGGTGAGGAGCCTCGGACGTGGTCGGGCCGCGTAGAACACCTAGGGTGGGGCGGTGCCGGTCAACCCCACCCGTCGCCTGGCGGTCCTCACCGCGCTGCGGTGGTTCCCGGTCGGGCTCGTGGTCCCGGTCTTGGTGCTGCTGCTCGGGGCCCGCGGCCTGCCACTGGACCAGGTCGGGCAGGCGATGGCCCTCTACGGCATCGTGACCCTGTCCTTGGAACTGCCGACCGGTGGGTTGGCCGACGCGTGGGGGCGACGTCCCGTGGTGGTGGTCGCTGCGGTGCTCAACGCGGCCGGGCTGCTGGTCCTGGCGTTCTTCGGCGCACTGCCCGCGATCCTGGGCGGGATCGCCATGCTGGCATCGGCCCGGGCACTGTCGTCCGGGCCGATGGAATCCTGGTTCGTCGACTTCATGCACGAACTGGGGGATCACCACATCGAACCCGGCCTGGCCAGGGGGCAGATCGCCGAGTCCTTGGCCCTCGGGCTCGGCTCGGTGATCGGTGGCCTGCTGCCCGTGGCGTTCGCTTCCCTGCCCCACACCGGTCAGGGTTTCCTGTCCTTGTCCGTGCCCTTTGTGCTGGCGGCGTGCATGCAGGTGGTCTTCGCGGTGGCCGCCGTGTTGCTGCTGACCGGGGAGACTGCACGGGAGCGGACCTCCGTGGCCTCGACGGTGGTAGCCGGTGCCCGGCGCAGTGTGAAGGACGCACCTGTGCGGCGGGTCATGGTCGTGGCCATGTGTCTAGGGGTCATGCTCAGCGGCATCGAACTGCTGGCGCCCAACACTTTCGCGGATCTGCTCGGCAGTCCGACTGCCGCATCGGGGCTGTACGGCGTGCTGACAGCGGTGGCCTTCGGCACCGCCGCGCTCGGTGCCGCGATGAGCGCCCGGATCCCGGGGCGGCGTCCCGCGGTGGCTGCCGGGGCTTACGTCACCGGTGCCGGGATCGTGCTGCTGGTCGGGGTGCCGCTGATCGGCGTGGCCGCGGCGGCCTTCTTGCTCTTCTACGTGGTGATCGGAGTGCAGGGTCCGGTCATGGCCGGGCTGCTGCATGACCGCGTGGACTCGACGGTGCGCAGCACGATGATGTCCGTCGAGAGCCTTGCCCTGCAGGGTGGCGGCGCGTTCGCGAGCCTGGTGGTCGGTGCGCTGTCGGCGGGTGTGGGACTGGTGGCCGGCCTCGCAGTCATCGCCGTCGCGGCGGTGGCCGCCGCCGGCGCCCTGTGGCGCGATCTGGGGCAGTCAAGCTCCTCGCGGGTGTGACGGATGTCACGTGAATACCGGTACTTCGGGACGCGAAATGTGGGTCACTGGAAAATGTGCGCCGCCTTCTGTGCGCGGGAATCCTCGCCTTGCTGCCCCTCGGGGTGACTCCTGCGCAGGCCGCGCCCGGCTTCGGGATCGGCACGGAGATTGGGGCCGGTTGGTCGCAGGATCGCGAACTGCAGGTCTCCCGGGACGAGCCGATGCGGCCCATCGGGGTGACCCGTTCCCCGCAGAAGGCGGTGGCCTACCTGCAGAAGCTGGCCGAGGATCGCGCCAGCGGGTACTACGACCAGTGCCTGCGGCTGGCCGATGACGCCTACCTGCCCAAAGGCCCCCGGGTGGCCACGGCCTTCGATCAGTGGCGGCGGGCCAAGCGGGCCGGGGTCGCGCACCCCGATGACCGCGAACCCCCGTTGGGGGCGCAGATGTTCTGGGATCCCGGCCATGATGCCGGGCACGTCGCTACCTACGTGGGGGACGACCGGGCAGTGACCAACATGCCCGATGGCACCGTCAAGCGCATCAAGTGGCGAGAGATGAACGACTGGGGCCCGTACCTGGGCGGGGCCCTGCCGTACTACAAGTAGCCGTCCACAGATTCTGAGCGGGATCTTCCGGCCGACGGGCGCAGTCGGTGGACTGGACCCATGCCGCTGAGTGCCACCGTCGACGAGGAACTGCTCTGCGCCCCGCTGCTCGACGAGGCCGCCTGGTCGCGGCTGCGGGGCCGCACCATCGTCCTGCAGCCGTGCGGCCATTCCGGCTTCCGCGGGTGTCCCCCACTGGGCACCCGCCGCTTCGTGCACGCCCGCGACAGTGCGTGTGCAGCCCGTGAGTCGCCCGAGCATCTGCACCTCAAAGCGGTGGTCGCCCGGGCAGCGGCCCAGGCCGGGTGGCAGGCCGACACCGAGGTGCCCGGAGACGGCTTCGTGGCCGACGTGCTCACCCGCGGCCCGTCCGGTCAGGTGGCTTTCGAGGTCCAGCGCTCCGCGCAGATCCTGCGCGAGTACGAGCGCCGGCAGGCCGGCTACGAGGCGGCTGGCATCCGCTGCGTCTGGCTGGTCGCGCGCATCCCCACCGGTCACCGGGCCGGAGCGGGGTTGCCCCTGTTCCTCGTGGACGGATGGCGGGAGCAGCCACGATGCGTCGTCAGCGGGCGGTCGATGGCGGTGCCGGTCTTCGTGCAGGCACTGCTGGCGGGGCAGTGCCGGTGGCGCGACAGTGTGCCGGGGCGGGCAGTGACCGTGGAGACGCTGCGCCAGATGTGCCCGGTGTGTGCCACCGAGCGGGAGGTGGAAGTGGCCCGCTGGTCGCGCGGCGCCTGTGTCTGCGGGCTGCCCATCCTGCACAGCACCGGTAGCATCGGATGGTCGCAGGCGCGCAGGTGCTGCGGTCATTGGGGACCCATGCTCACACTGGCCGCGGCAGTGCGAACCGAACCGAGCGCCCGGGAAGTGCCCGCCGGGCGTTGGTGCGTCAGTTCTTCAGAATCCCGTCTGTCACCAGAGCCGCCCGGGTGAGGGTGTCCACGGCCCCGCTGGTCGGCAGGTTCTCACGTTGTTGGTAAGCCAGCACGGCGCGCATCGTGGCTGGGCCGAAAAAGCCGTTGGCACCCGGCACTCCGAGCGCCTTCTGCACCGCCAGGACCTCCTTGGACTGGCTGCCGCGCCACAGCCGCGGGCCGGGGTTCGCCGACGTGCGGGTCAGGCGTGGTGGATAGCCACAAGGTCGCCGGTTCGGCTGCCCGGGGTGCAGTGGCGCCGGTTCGTTCTGGAAGACGCGGCAGGGTCCGTAGTCGGTGGGAGCCGGCGTGCCGTCCCAGAAGCTGGTCCGGCCCAACGCGCCCGCCCACGAGAACGAGAAATGGACGTGGTCGGTGTGGGGGTTGGAGTTGGTGAGTCTGCGCCAGCCGTCGGACGCCCGGTAGGCGCCCCAGATGCGGTGGTTGTAACCGATGTACATGATCCCGAGCCGGCGGGCCCAGTAAGCCTGCTGGCCATCCGGCCCCTTCGCCATGAGCCAGTTGATGAGGTCGGTCGCCGCGGCGAACGCCTTGGGGTTCTTCACGTCTGCATGCCAGTCCCACGCCCGGCCGTCGAGGTGTTCGCTCGTGCCGTCGTCGGTGCAGTTGCGGGTCGAGCCCCAGTCCTGGGTCTGCGGGTAGGTCTTCATGACCAGGTCGCGGAACCCCTTGATGCCCTTGCGCCATTTGGGGTCGCAACTGGTCTGTGGCACGTAGGCGGTGAACCCCTCGACCCGGCCCGCCGGTGCGGCGTACTGGCCCAGGCCGCTGCTGTTGTCCATCACGGGCACCGGCAGCCGTTGTGGCTTCGCCTGGCTGGGCAGAGTGGCCAGCCCCGGTGCGGCGGCGACACAGCACAGGGCTGCGACGAATGCGATCTTGCTCACCCGTGCTCCTTCGTCCTGTTGCGCGCCAGACTGTACAGGTTGAGTGCGCAATTGCGCCAAACGCAAGGCAATCGGGTGACCTGCGCGCCGGGCATCGTCACTGGGCGTGACCGGGGCGTCTGCACGTGACGGGGTGCGGCGGGCGCTCGCGGGCGCCCCATCGTTGTCCCGCCGCCACGTGCGCCCTCGCCGCCGGGTCAGCGGGCAGGCGGCATCAGCAGCAGGCGCTGGCCGAACTGACCGTCAAGGTCTGTGGGGTGCAGCAGCCCGCAGGCTGAGCTCTGTCCACGGGGTTGTCATCGGTGATCGTGTAGACCTCCCAAGGTGCGCCGGCCGGGTCGTTGACCCACACCTTGTCCTGCTGTGCGTAGCAGCAGACCGTGTCCATCTCCTCGGTGGTCTGCAGGCCCTCGTCGCTGAGGCGGTCAACGGCTGCCTGCACATCGGCGGTGGAGTCCACCTCGACACCGAGGTGGTTCAGGGCTCCTTCGGTGCCCGTGCCTCGGTCGGCGTTTTCGATGAGCACCAGCTTGAGCGGCGGATCCTGGATGGCGAAGTTCGCATATCCGGGGCGCCGCTTGTGGGGGGAGACACCGAACAACTTGCTGTAGAACTCGACCGACCCCTCGAGGTCGGCGACATTGAGTGCGAGTTGGACTCTGGACATGGGGCAGACTCCTCGTATCGATGACTGTCAATGTGACCTTAGACAGAATATCGACTCTCGTCAATATATGGCTCGATCCCTGGGCGACCGCGGCCTGTCGCCACGATGTTGGGAAGCGGCATCCGCGTCGGCGGCGATGCTCCTGCTGAGCCATGAGCGTTTGACTTCGGCCCAGTGCGGGAGGCACGATCGCTCAATGGGCACTGAGAAGCCTCCAGGCGCAGATCTGGTGCGACGCGCGGCCGGACATGCCGCGTTGGGGGATGTGGGGCGACTGCAGGTGGTGGACGCCCTGGGGGTTGGGGACCGCAGTCCCAGCGACCTTGCTGCAGAGCTGGGAATGCCGTCGAATCTGTTGGCCCATCACCTCGGAGTGCTGGAGTCTGCCGGTCTGGTGACGAGGGCCCGATCGGAAGCCGACCGGCGTCGGACCTACGTCCGCCTGGTCCCCGCGGCGATGCGACATCTCGGTCACGTTCCTGGCCCCGACGTTCCCTCCGGCCGTGTGGTATTCGTGTGCACGGCGAATTCCGCGCGGTCGCAACTGGCGGCGGCGGTGTGGGCGGATCGAGCGGGATCAGCTGCGTCGGCAGGGACGCATCCGGCGGCCCGCATCCACCCAGGCGCGGTAAGGGTTGCCCGCTCCCACGGGTTGGACCTGACGGCTGACCGGCCAACGGCTCTCGATCACGTGTGGCGGCCCGAGGACACCGTCGTCACCGTCTGCGATTCCGCGGATCGCGAGGTGGAGGTCACCCATCTGCACTGGTCCGTGGCGGATCCGGTCCCGGCGGGCAGCGCTCGAGCGTTCGAGCAGGCGCTCACGCAGATCACGGGTCGGATCGACCAGTGGCTCACGCTGCGGTCGAGGTAGTCCGCGCCGACGCCGTCCCGCAGCGGCTGGATCGGCTGTCTCCTGCAGGTCTTCGCCAACTCGTCGAACGCGTCGTGAGTAACGCTGAAATGCTGCTGTCACTGCGGGGCGATCTCCGAAATGAGGGTTTCGATGCGCCGGCGGATGTCGTCGCGTATGGGCCGAACGGCCTCCACGCCCTGGCCGGCCGGGTCGTCGAGTTGCCAGTCCTCGTAGCGTTTCCCGGGGTAGATCGGGCAGGTGTCGCCACACCCCATGGTGATGACGACGTCCGAGGCCAGGACCGCATCGTTGGTGAGCACCTTCGGGATCTCAGCCGACATGTCGATGCCTTCCTCGGCCATGGCCGCGACCGCCGCGGGGTTGACCGACTCGGCGGGTGCGGAACCGGCCGAGCGCACCTCCACCCGATCCCCGGCCAGGTGAGTCAGGTAGGCGGCTGCCATCTGGGACCGTCCGGCGTTGTGGACGCAGACGAACAGGACACTGGGTTTGTCGCTCATGGTCTTTCTCCTTGTTTGGGTAGCGGTGTTGCGGTCAAGAGTCGTCGTGAACGGGGCCCGGCAGGTCGAGTGGCTCTGGGATGACGCCGACGCGTGGGTGGAAGAGTTCGGTCTGCGCCGCGCCGATCGCCGCGCCGAGCATCTGGGCCACGATGAACGGGAACAGAGAAGCCGGGGCGATGCCGGCGAAGGTGTCGGTGAATGCGCGTCCGATGGTCACGGCGGGGTTGGCGAAGGATGTCGACGACGTGAAGAAGTACGCGGCACCGATCCACGCGGGCACCAGCGCTGGCCCGAGACGGCCGTGCCCGGTGCGCGTCAGGGCTCCGATGATCCAGAGCAGCCCGGCCGTGGCCACCACCTCGCCGAGCAGGATTCCGGTGCCACCGCGGGTGTGGGTGGAGATCTGGATGGCGGGCAGGTCGAACATCACGTTGGCCAGGGCGCAGCCGGTGATCGCCCCGGCTATCTGGGCAGGGACGTAGGCCGCGCCCTCGCCTGGATGCATCTCTCGGCGGGCCATGGCCACGCCGGTGACAGCCGGGTTGAAGTGGGCGCCGGAAATCGGGCCCAGGGTCCAAATGAGCAGGCCCAGCACCAGCACCGTGGCAAGCATGTTCATCAGCAGCTGTACGCCGACATCATCGGACAGCAGGGAGGCCATGATGCCGGACCCGACGACTGCCGCCACCAGGATCATCGTGCCCAGGAACTCGGCAGCCACCCGTCGCTGCACCACGCTGATACTCAAAGTCCCACCCCGGCCCGCCGGCAGCGACGCCCGGCCGCGGTTTCGTGCTCGCGCCGGAAACCGGCGACATTCCGGCGATGGACCACCATCTTGGCGAGCTGGGCGTTGCGCACGGCCTGCGCTGCGAGCCGTCCAACTATGACAATGCCCATTGAGTAATCGTGCCCTACGGCCGTTTCGGCGTGGCAATCAGGGGCGGATTCCAGGTCGGGAGGCGGGACCCGTGGTTTGAGGCCGGTTGCGGGTACGCGTCGCGACGACGCGATTCCGGCCAGAAGCCCACCCCGGGAGAACCCGGCCGTGCGTGCGCCACGTCTGTGGACTCGACGTGGTCGGCTGCCTGGTCGTCCTGCAGGGCAGCTGA
This genomic window from Micrococcales bacterium contains:
- a CDS encoding MFS transporter codes for the protein MPVNPTRRLAVLTALRWFPVGLVVPVLVLLLGARGLPLDQVGQAMALYGIVTLSLELPTGGLADAWGRRPVVVVAAVLNAAGLLVLAFFGALPAILGGIAMLASARALSSGPMESWFVDFMHELGDHHIEPGLARGQIAESLALGLGSVIGGLLPVAFASLPHTGQGFLSLSVPFVLAACMQVVFAVAAVLLLTGETARERTSVASTVVAGARRSVKDAPVRRVMVVAMCLGVMLSGIELLAPNTFADLLGSPTAASGLYGVLTAVAFGTAALGAAMSARIPGRRPAVAAGAYVTGAGIVLLVGVPLIGVAAAAFLLFYVVIGVQGPVMAGLLHDRVDSTVRSTMMSVESLALQGGGAFASLVVGALSAGVGLVAGLAVIAVAAVAAAGALWRDLGQSSSSRV
- a CDS encoding helix-turn-helix domain-containing protein yields the protein MGTEKPPGADLVRRAAGHAALGDVGRLQVVDALGVGDRSPSDLAAELGMPSNLLAHHLGVLESAGLVTRARSEADRRRTYVRLVPAAMRHLGHVPGPDVPSGRVVFVCTANSARSQLAAAVWADRAGSAASAGTHPAARIHPGAVRVARSHGLDLTADRPTALDHVWRPEDTVVTVCDSADREVEVTHLHWSVADPVPAGSARAFEQALTQITGRIDQWLTLRSR
- a CDS encoding peptidoglycan-binding protein, giving the protein MSKIAFVAALCCVAAAPGLATLPSQAKPQRLPVPVMDNSSGLGQYAAPAGRVEGFTAYVPQTSCDPKWRKGIKGFRDLVMKTYPQTQDWGSTRNCTDDGTSEHLDGRAWDWHADVKNPKAFAAATDLINWLMAKGPDGQQAYWARRLGIMYIGYNHRIWGAYRASDGWRRLTNSNPHTDHVHFSFSWAGALGRTSFWDGTPAPTDYGPCRVFQNEPAPLHPGQPNRRPCGYPPRLTRTSANPGPRLWRGSQSKEVLAVQKALGVPGANGFFGPATMRAVLAYQQRENLPTSGAVDTLTRAALVTDGILKN
- a CDS encoding aquaporin family protein yields the protein MSISVVQRRVAAEFLGTMILVAAVVGSGIMASLLSDDVGVQLLMNMLATVLVLGLLIWTLGPISGAHFNPAVTGVAMARREMHPGEGAAYVPAQIAGAITGCALANVMFDLPAIQISTHTRGGTGILLGEVVATAGLLWIIGALTRTGHGRLGPALVPAWIGAAYFFTSSTSFANPAVTIGRAFTDTFAGIAPASLFPFIVAQMLGAAIGAAQTELFHPRVGVIPEPLDLPGPVHDDS
- a CDS encoding arsenate reductase ArsC, with the translated sequence MSDKPSVLFVCVHNAGRSQMAAAYLTHLAGDRVEVRSAGSAPAESVNPAAVAAMAEEGIDMSAEIPKVLTNDAVLASDVVITMGCGDTCPIYPGKRYEDWQLDDPAGQGVEAVRPIRDDIRRRIETLISEIAPQ
- a CDS encoding VOC family protein, with protein sequence MSRVQLALNVADLEGSVEFYSKLFGVSPHKRRPGYANFAIQDPPLKLVLIENADRGTGTEGALNHLGVEVDSTADVQAAVDRLSDEGLQTTEEMDTVCCYAQQDKVWVNDPAGAPWEVYTITDDNPVDRAQPAGCCTPQTLTVSSASACC